A portion of the Drosophila sechellia strain sech25 chromosome 2R, ASM438219v1, whole genome shotgun sequence genome contains these proteins:
- the LOC6609466 gene encoding 60S acidic ribosomal protein P2 — protein MRYVAAYLLAVLGGKDSPANGDLEKILSSVGVEVDAERLTKVIKELAGKSIDDLIKEGREKLSSMPVGGGGAVAAADAAPAAAAGGDKKEAKKEEKKEESESEDDDMGFALFE, from the coding sequence ATGCGTTACGTGGCTGCTTACCTTCTGGCCGTCCTCGGTGGCAAGGACTCGCCCGCCAACGGCGATCTGGAGAAGATCCTCAGCTCCGTGGGCGTTGAGGTTGACGCCGAGCGTCTGACCAAGGTCATCAAGGAGCTGGCTGGCAAGAGCATCGACGACCTGATCAAGGAGGGTCGCGAGAAGCTCTCCTCGATGCCGGTGGGCGGCGGTGGTGCCGTCGCAGCCGCTGATGCCGCacccgctgccgccgccggtGGCGACAAGAAGGAGGCCAAGAAGGAAGAGAAGAAGGAGGAGTCCGAGTCCGAGGACGACGACATGGGCTTCGCTCTCTTCGAATAA